One window of Catharus ustulatus isolate bCatUst1 chromosome 3, bCatUst1.pri.v2, whole genome shotgun sequence genomic DNA carries:
- the RARS2 gene encoding probable arginine--tRNA ligase, mitochondrial isoform X2, producing the protein MQFGLLGVGFQSFGNKEKLKSSPLQHLFEVYVQINKAAEDENTKQLAKDFFRKLEEHDEQTLSIWKQFRDLSIEEYIRIYERLGVHFDEYSGESFYQERAQEVLKMLEDKGLLQKTIKGTGVVDLSEQKDLSTVSTVMRSDGTSLYITRDLAAAIDRMNKHSWDTMIYVTDKSQSNHFQHLFRILKLMGYDWAERCQHVSFGLVQGMKTRRGEVIFLEDVLNEVRSRMLQNMTSTKTTKEIQDPVETAEKVGLAALIIQDFRGLLSSDYQFSWDRALQSRGDTGVFLQYTHARLHSLEQVHGNAELTDVNVACLQEPDAISVLQHLLRYDEVLYRSSQDLQPKHIVSYLLTLSHLAAVAHKTLPVKGSAPDVAQARLCLFHAARSVLASGMKLLGITPVTQM; encoded by the exons ATGCAGTTTG GCTTATTGGGTGTTGGTTTCCAATCCTTTGGCAACAAAGAGAAACTAAAATCCAGTCCTTTGCAACACCTTTTTGAG GTGTATGTGCAGATTAACAAAGCAGCAGAagatgaaaacacaaaacagctGGCTAAGGATTTCTTTAGAAAACTGGAGGAACATGATGAGCAGACATTGTCAATTTGGAAGCAATTTAGAGACCTCAGTATTGAGGAATACATCCGGATTTATGAG CGTCTAGGAGTGCACTTTGATGAATATTCTGGAGAATCTTTTTACCAAGAGAGGGCCCAGGAAGTTCTGAAGATGTTGGAAGATAAAGGACTCCTTCAGAAAACAAT AAAAGGGACAGGAGTTGTGGATCTCTCTGAGCAGAAAGATCTCTCAACAGTTTCCACAGTCATGCGCAGTGATGGGACATCTCTTTACATAACGAG AGATCTTGCAGCTGCTATAGACAGAATGAATAAGCACAGCTGGGATACCATGATTTATGTG ACAGATAAAAGCCAAAGTAATCACTTTCAGCATTTATTCCGAATACTGAAGCTCATGGGTTATGACTGGGCAGAAAG GTGCCAGCATGTGTCTTTTGGTCTAGTTCAAGGCATGAAGACTCGGAGAggagaagtaatttttctgGAAGATGTTTTAAATGAAGTTCGCTCAAGGATGTTACAAAACATGACTTCCACAAAAA caaCCAAAGAGATCCAAGATCCTGTGGAGACAGCAGAGAAGGTTGGTCTTGCAGCACTCATAATTCAG GACTTCCGGGGCCTTCTGTCATCTGATTACCAGTTTAGCTGGGATCGAGCTCTCCAAAGTCGGGGAGATACAGGTGTGTTCTTGCAGTACACCCATGCCAGACTCCATAG TTTAGAACAGGTGCATGGGAATGCAGAGCTAACTGATGTAAATGTGGCGTGCTTACAAGAGCCAGATGCTATCTCTGTTCTTCAGCATCTTCTCAG GTATGACGAGGTCCTGTACAGATCTTCTCAGGATCTGCAACCTAAGCACATTGTCAGCTACCTCCTCACACTGAG ccacctggcagccgtggcacACAAAACGCTTCCCGTGAAAGGCAGCGCCCCCGACGTGGCACAG gcACGGCTCTGTCTCTTCCATGCTGCACGCTCAGTTCTAGCCAGTGGAATGAAACTTCTTGGCATTACACCTGTAACTCAAATGTAA
- the RARS2 gene encoding probable arginine--tRNA ligase, mitochondrial isoform X1, producing the protein MAAGSFRRSIASQLSKVLDLPPENLIKSISAVPVSKKRHVADFQFSIASIIENSSSDCLTQDLHLQAQQLAERLKCDSVVSGISAGPGTVNFTINRELLAKTVLQQVWKDGSEYGVKSELFSTVPRQKAVIEFSSPNIAKKFHIGHLRSTIVGNFIANLKVALGHEVVRINYLGDWGMQFGLLGVGFQSFGNKEKLKSSPLQHLFEVYVQINKAAEDENTKQLAKDFFRKLEEHDEQTLSIWKQFRDLSIEEYIRIYERLGVHFDEYSGESFYQERAQEVLKMLEDKGLLQKTIKGTGVVDLSEQKDLSTVSTVMRSDGTSLYITRDLAAAIDRMNKHSWDTMIYVTDKSQSNHFQHLFRILKLMGYDWAERCQHVSFGLVQGMKTRRGEVIFLEDVLNEVRSRMLQNMTSTKTTKEIQDPVETAEKVGLAALIIQDFRGLLSSDYQFSWDRALQSRGDTGVFLQYTHARLHSLEQVHGNAELTDVNVACLQEPDAISVLQHLLRYDEVLYRSSQDLQPKHIVSYLLTLSHLAAVAHKTLPVKGSAPDVAQARLCLFHAARSVLASGMKLLGITPVTQM; encoded by the exons ATGGCAGCAGGTTCCTTCCGGAGGAGCATTGCTTCACAG cTTTCAAAAGTTTTGGATCTACCACCAGAGAATTTAATAAAGTCCATATCTGCAGTTCCTGTCTCCAAAAAACG GCATGTTGCTGATTTCCAGTTCTCCATTGCTTCCATAATAGAAAACAGTTCTAGTGATTGCTTGACACAAGACCTGCATCTTCAAGCTCAGCAGCTTGCTGAAAGG CTGAAATGTGATTCAGTAGTGAGTGGGATCAGTGCTGGTCCAGGAACAGTGAATTTTACAATAAACAGGGAATTATTAGCAAAG actgtgctgcagcaggtgtGGAAAGACGGCTCAGAGTATGGAGTAAAAAGTGAACTTTTCTCCACAGTTCCCAGACAAAAGGCAGTGATTGAGTTCAG CTCCCCTAATATTGCCAAAAAGTTTCACATAGGACACCTGCGTTCCACCATAGTAG GGAATTTTATAGCAAATCTCAAAGTTGCGCTGGGACATGAAGTAGTAAGAATAAATTACCTTGGTGACTGGGGCATGCAGTTTG GCTTATTGGGTGTTGGTTTCCAATCCTTTGGCAACAAAGAGAAACTAAAATCCAGTCCTTTGCAACACCTTTTTGAG GTGTATGTGCAGATTAACAAAGCAGCAGAagatgaaaacacaaaacagctGGCTAAGGATTTCTTTAGAAAACTGGAGGAACATGATGAGCAGACATTGTCAATTTGGAAGCAATTTAGAGACCTCAGTATTGAGGAATACATCCGGATTTATGAG CGTCTAGGAGTGCACTTTGATGAATATTCTGGAGAATCTTTTTACCAAGAGAGGGCCCAGGAAGTTCTGAAGATGTTGGAAGATAAAGGACTCCTTCAGAAAACAAT AAAAGGGACAGGAGTTGTGGATCTCTCTGAGCAGAAAGATCTCTCAACAGTTTCCACAGTCATGCGCAGTGATGGGACATCTCTTTACATAACGAG AGATCTTGCAGCTGCTATAGACAGAATGAATAAGCACAGCTGGGATACCATGATTTATGTG ACAGATAAAAGCCAAAGTAATCACTTTCAGCATTTATTCCGAATACTGAAGCTCATGGGTTATGACTGGGCAGAAAG GTGCCAGCATGTGTCTTTTGGTCTAGTTCAAGGCATGAAGACTCGGAGAggagaagtaatttttctgGAAGATGTTTTAAATGAAGTTCGCTCAAGGATGTTACAAAACATGACTTCCACAAAAA caaCCAAAGAGATCCAAGATCCTGTGGAGACAGCAGAGAAGGTTGGTCTTGCAGCACTCATAATTCAG GACTTCCGGGGCCTTCTGTCATCTGATTACCAGTTTAGCTGGGATCGAGCTCTCCAAAGTCGGGGAGATACAGGTGTGTTCTTGCAGTACACCCATGCCAGACTCCATAG TTTAGAACAGGTGCATGGGAATGCAGAGCTAACTGATGTAAATGTGGCGTGCTTACAAGAGCCAGATGCTATCTCTGTTCTTCAGCATCTTCTCAG GTATGACGAGGTCCTGTACAGATCTTCTCAGGATCTGCAACCTAAGCACATTGTCAGCTACCTCCTCACACTGAG ccacctggcagccgtggcacACAAAACGCTTCCCGTGAAAGGCAGCGCCCCCGACGTGGCACAG gcACGGCTCTGTCTCTTCCATGCTGCACGCTCAGTTCTAGCCAGTGGAATGAAACTTCTTGGCATTACACCTGTAACTCAAATGTAA